A genomic stretch from bacterium includes:
- a CDS encoding methyl-accepting chemotaxis protein: protein MRLNLSGKFVLGSLIVACAASVVPTLVRSFGIDFWSGPVRFFVALGVGGGIGFAASRMFGPKFDALRTATERIREGDLQLDVVRSPHSALRDEMDDLAESLAGMLVRLRQLVAEVQSTAGEVSNSSTGLESSLDRLQATSAQISQTVSHVASGVSQEQDLLDQASHRMTEISSEIDLNAGRAREAFGFAAEANQKAGTGVEVARLAIEKMKAVFERAESTGDKVFELEAKTRHVHQITEIITSVAHRTNLLSLNASIEAARAGEAGRGFSVVADEIRKLSESAGRSADEISQLMHEIQADTAMVADEMRESSQVIGEGREDVNTIAGALQQISQAVSEAATRSEEIFHGADSHSLNAQSMVAAIEEIAKVASTNGRSVAELDRTMDGQLHTVDEIHRASERVSELAGELASSLTIFRTGQAAPAPGAITPAAPAAPAMPAAPAMPAAPAVAPRPAPSIDPDLAVGLIDVVPTAAPAPDAEDEDSTPLEDRF, encoded by the coding sequence CGTCCTCGGCTCCTTGATCGTGGCCTGTGCCGCGTCGGTCGTGCCGACCCTCGTGCGGAGCTTCGGCATCGACTTCTGGAGCGGCCCCGTCCGCTTCTTCGTCGCCCTCGGCGTGGGCGGCGGCATCGGTTTCGCGGCCTCGCGGATGTTCGGTCCGAAATTCGACGCGCTGCGGACGGCCACCGAGCGGATCCGCGAAGGCGACCTCCAGCTCGACGTCGTGCGTTCTCCCCACTCGGCGCTGCGCGACGAGATGGACGATCTCGCCGAGAGCCTCGCCGGCATGCTCGTTCGACTCCGGCAGCTCGTCGCCGAAGTCCAGTCGACCGCGGGAGAAGTCTCGAACTCTTCGACCGGACTCGAGTCCTCCCTCGACCGGCTCCAGGCGACCAGCGCCCAGATTTCCCAGACCGTCTCTCACGTCGCGAGCGGCGTGTCCCAGGAGCAGGACCTGCTCGACCAGGCCTCGCACCGGATGACCGAGATCTCGAGCGAGATCGATCTGAACGCGGGCCGTGCCCGAGAGGCCTTCGGTTTCGCCGCCGAGGCGAACCAGAAGGCGGGCACCGGCGTCGAGGTCGCGCGCCTCGCCATCGAGAAGATGAAGGCGGTCTTCGAGCGTGCCGAGTCGACCGGTGACAAGGTCTTCGAGCTCGAAGCCAAGACCCGTCACGTCCATCAGATCACCGAGATCATCACGAGCGTCGCGCACCGCACGAACCTGCTCTCGCTGAACGCCTCGATCGAGGCCGCGCGCGCGGGCGAGGCCGGCCGCGGCTTCTCCGTCGTCGCCGACGAGATCCGCAAGCTCTCCGAGAGCGCGGGGCGGAGCGCCGACGAGATCAGCCAGCTGATGCACGAGATCCAGGCGGACACCGCCATGGTCGCCGACGAGATGCGCGAGTCGAGTCAGGTGATCGGCGAGGGTCGCGAGGACGTCAACACGATTGCCGGAGCCCTCCAGCAGATCAGCCAGGCGGTCTCCGAAGCGGCGACGCGCTCGGAGGAGATCTTCCACGGCGCGGATAGCCACTCGCTGAACGCCCAGAGCATGGTCGCCGCGATCGAGGAGATCGCCAAGGTGGCGAGCACGAACGGGCGCTCCGTCGCCGAGCTCGACCGGACGATGGACGGCCAGCTGCACACCGTCGACGAGATCCATCGCGCCTCCGAGCGCGTGAGCGAGCTCGCCGGTGAACTCGCGAGCTCCCTCACGATCTTCCGCACCGGCCAGGCGGCGCCGGCGCCCGGCGCGATCACGCCCGCAGCGCCTGCAGCGCCCGCAATGCCCGCAGCGCCCGCAATGCCCGCAGCGCCGGCGGTGGCGCCGAGACCGGCTCCGTCCATCGATCCGGATCTCGCCGTCGGGCTGATCGACGTGGTGCCGACGGCCGCTCCGGCCCCGGATGCCGAGGACGAGGACTCGACGCCGCTGGAGGATCGGTTTTGA
- a CDS encoding chemotaxis protein CheW, which yields MAASAPQEENRHLMFLFEDVQYAMPIAWVVEVAEKNRVTSVPSIALPVGGVMNWHGEALPLVATELLLGRENEEAGASPFGASITVGYAQEQVVVVSGGPGSNARMGMPVDRVIGLVDGAAQEGSSRKDSLVVERRPVDGRIVHILDPAALVARGEEVIENATLQ from the coding sequence ATGGCCGCCTCCGCACCGCAGGAAGAGAACCGCCATCTCATGTTCCTCTTCGAGGACGTGCAGTACGCGATGCCGATCGCCTGGGTGGTCGAGGTCGCGGAGAAGAACCGCGTGACGAGCGTGCCTTCGATCGCCCTGCCGGTGGGCGGCGTGATGAACTGGCACGGCGAGGCCCTTCCGCTCGTCGCGACGGAGCTGCTGCTCGGTCGCGAGAACGAGGAAGCGGGCGCCTCGCCCTTCGGTGCGTCGATCACCGTCGGCTACGCGCAGGAGCAGGTCGTCGTCGTCTCGGGGGGGCCGGGCAGCAACGCGCGAATGGGCATGCCCGTGGACCGCGTGATCGGACTCGTCGACGGCGCGGCACAGGAAGGATCGTCACGGAAGGACTCGCTCGTCGTCGAGCGACGACCCGTCGACGGACGAATCGTTCACATCCTCGACCCCGCGGCCCTCGTGGCGCGCGGCGAAGAGGTCATCGAGAACGCCACGCTCCAATAG